A region of Leptidea sinapis chromosome 4, ilLepSina1.1, whole genome shotgun sequence DNA encodes the following proteins:
- the LOC126979792 gene encoding uncharacterized protein LOC126979792, whose protein sequence is MSTEDDIVPIDLLIDEIEKRDAIWNLNSKDYSNKILKRRSWEELVLIFCKNDDSEEKKKNLGSILQKKWKNLRDAYVKELKKTKHLKSGSSASTPSSFSYFQRLSFLKQVVQKRKTDNSLDVAEVTENPDLDSAVNSSGVQASTENVPRKKFKLHPADEHFANLLQQSINTRNNNAAEKKDDDEDKLFCLSLVREIKKVPENRRLKLKIEIYNLLERYQATRAQPLEDFNYPSTSYSSQRPPRNYHASFQSSQYSNPMQYSDRESTQYGYTTSSYTSPPTSSSQATSPPGDVTCDPSYEDSQELDLFN, encoded by the exons ATGAGTACCGAAGATGACATTGTGCCTATCGATTTGCTTATCGACGAAATCGAAAAAAGAGATGCGATTTGGAATCTTAACTCTAaggattattcaaataaaatattaaaaagaaggtCTTGGGAAGaactagttttaattttttgcaaaAATGATGATTccgaagaaaaaaagaaaaatttgg GAtcgattttgcaaaaaaaatggaaaaatttacGAGATGCCTATGTAAAAGAacttaagaaaacaaaacatttgaagTCTGGTTCCTCAGCATCAACACCATCTTCATTTTCGTATTTCCAAAGATTGTCATTTCTTAAACAAGTTGTCCAGAAACGAAAAACTGACAACAGCCTTGATGTTGCGGAAGTTACAGAGAATCCTGATTTGGATAGTGCAGTTAACAGCAGCGGCGTTCAAGCTTCAACAGAAAATGTGCCCCGGAAAAAATTCAAACTTCACCCTGCCGATGAACATTTTGCAAATCTTTTACAACAAAGCATAAATACTCGAAATAATAATGCAGCAGAAAAGAAAGATGACGAtgaagataaattattttgtctttCATTGGTTAgggaaataaaaaaagttcCTGAAAACCGGCGTTTAAAactgaaaattgaaatttataatttattagaacGATACCAAGCTACACGAGCACAGCCACTTGAAGATTTTAACTACCCGTCTACTTCATATAGCTCACAACGACCACCCAGAAACTATCATGCTTCATTTCAAAGTTCTCAATATAGCAACCCAATGCAGTACTCTGATAGAGAATCAACACAATATGGCTATACAACTAGTTCATACACTTCACCTCCCACAAGTTCATCGCAAGCAACATCACCCCCGGGTGATGTTACTTGTGACCCGTCATACGAAGATTCTCAAGAATTAGATCTGTTCAATTAA